The Sporanaerobacter acetigenes DSM 13106 nucleotide sequence TCAAAGATTTGGCTCAGGAGAAATAATGAGTTATGACAATATAGACAAAGCACCAGAAGAAAGAGAAAGAGGGATAACAATATCCACATCTCACGTAGAATATGAAACAGCAAATCGTCACTACGCACATGTAGACTGCCCAGGGCATGCTGACTATGTAAAGAACATGATCACAGGAGCAGCACAAATGGA carries:
- a CDS encoding GTP-binding protein yields the protein MGKAHYERTKPHVNIGTIGHVDHGKTTLTAAITTVLNQRFGSGEIMSYDNIDKAPEERERGITISTSHVEYETANRHYAHVDCPGHADYVKNMITGAAQM